One Candidatus Melainabacteria bacterium genomic window carries:
- a CDS encoding rhomboid family intramembrane serine protease translates to MDTQLTNLQALLRYPAVKWLLILNIILFPVGLVIGGGEDFRAVGLIPFSFIEQLQSGHLFDCLTGLIRHQFFHVDMTHLFGNMLFLLAVGLSLEYTLGTRRFLALYLVCGMLSGIGLVLFSPNLIFPLVGASGAIAGLMGATLVLTREQPLGELPIIHFTVRAKHVIVVWLLWQFELLFQALGNPLAGQMVVHITGLAAGYAIASFWKSRLIAE, encoded by the coding sequence ATGGATACTCAACTTACGAACTTGCAAGCCTTACTCAGATATCCGGCAGTGAAATGGCTTTTGATCCTGAACATCATTCTCTTCCCGGTTGGGCTTGTGATTGGTGGCGGGGAAGACTTTCGCGCCGTTGGTCTGATTCCATTCAGCTTCATCGAGCAATTGCAGAGCGGACATCTTTTCGATTGTTTGACCGGTTTGATTCGACATCAGTTTTTTCATGTCGATATGACCCACCTGTTCGGAAATATGCTCTTTCTGCTGGCGGTCGGATTATCGCTGGAGTACACGCTTGGAACAAGACGGTTCCTGGCGCTGTATCTTGTCTGCGGTATGCTTTCCGGCATCGGTCTGGTTCTGTTTTCGCCGAATCTGATTTTCCCACTCGTGGGTGCATCTGGTGCGATTGCAGGACTGATGGGGGCGACACTCGTCTTGACCAGAGAGCAGCCGCTAGGGGAACTGCCCATTATCCATTTCACTGTGCGTGCTAAGCACGTCATAGTGGTGTGGTTGCTGTGGCAGTTCGAACTGCTGTTCCAGGCGCTCGGCAATCCGCTGGCCGGGCAGATGGTCGTGCACATCACCGGTCTCGCTGCCGGTTACGCCATAGCGTCGTTCTGGAAATCCAGACTGATCGCTGAATAA
- a CDS encoding PDZ domain-containing protein — protein MLLSFVQLIIGVFMKDAEKSAFLRFLLPALVAGRRALRGNLGTVCLLILGVTLVLMVAFGRHGTIGASVTARSTTTALPAIANVTADSPANAAADAAMFAGCEPANRGSFDGHLLYRCVFNYTRQREYSLIDAAVAEKFAAEFEHKHDQDGMLDSEDGTKNAIDEMLASLNQPHTRFLDVNGVQQLLSHIRGTLSGVGAYVMQKGVESRIKAAGVNPTPGQLLAAQIVTPASGVYFWPAPLPGGPADRAGVRSGDHILKIGGEPVEGHTFSEVSQLLQGEAGSQVQVVVERRSGGNTSQLSLQITREAVTVPMVQTDDLDDTAPGTIASLTLTAFASKDLHITFAQSLFRLCTGISLPVNAGGGIDFPTDYDPETGCKLKGLVLDFRNDGGGRDDFAKIIPQLLIDHGPLVSTWERHGNQIVETKLVLEPNTLVTEIFIDGELKSATGADRYMNLLPRNLPIVVLINGRSASASEMVAGLLQRHGATIVGTPSYGKDVGQEVIPLAFGTALKTTVLKFKPGDEELGAAIMPDVEVEQSTAYLDDPMSVRDAQLTRAVEVIRNRIAQASTASRRADQLRQQHKERDARAAL, from the coding sequence ATGCTTTTATCCTTTGTTCAACTAATCATTGGAGTTTTTATGAAAGACGCAGAAAAAAGCGCTTTTCTTCGGTTTTTGCTGCCGGCACTTGTGGCTGGTCGGCGTGCGCTGCGGGGCAACCTCGGAACGGTCTGCCTCCTGATTCTGGGCGTGACCCTTGTGCTTATGGTAGCGTTTGGAAGGCACGGAACCATTGGGGCATCAGTAACCGCACGTAGTACCACCACAGCACTTCCTGCCATCGCAAATGTGACCGCGGATTCCCCGGCCAACGCCGCTGCTGACGCCGCTATGTTCGCGGGGTGTGAACCAGCCAACAGGGGCAGTTTCGATGGACATCTTCTCTATCGCTGCGTGTTTAATTACACAAGGCAAAGAGAGTACTCACTGATCGATGCCGCCGTTGCTGAAAAGTTTGCCGCTGAGTTCGAGCACAAGCACGATCAGGATGGCATGCTCGACAGCGAAGATGGTACGAAAAATGCTATTGACGAGATGTTGGCCAGTCTTAATCAGCCTCACACCAGGTTCCTCGATGTGAATGGGGTTCAACAACTGCTTAGTCACATTCGGGGAACCCTGAGCGGTGTCGGGGCGTATGTAATGCAAAAGGGCGTCGAAAGCCGAATCAAGGCGGCAGGCGTTAATCCGACTCCGGGACAGCTGCTGGCTGCTCAGATAGTAACGCCAGCGAGTGGCGTATACTTTTGGCCCGCACCTCTGCCCGGTGGTCCTGCTGATCGAGCCGGTGTGCGCAGTGGTGATCACATTTTGAAGATTGGTGGCGAGCCGGTGGAAGGTCATACTTTCTCCGAGGTGAGCCAGCTTCTGCAGGGGGAGGCGGGAAGCCAGGTTCAAGTCGTCGTAGAGCGCAGGAGTGGAGGCAATACATCTCAGCTATCTCTGCAGATAACCAGAGAGGCAGTGACAGTGCCGATGGTGCAAACTGACGACCTGGATGACACTGCACCTGGTACCATAGCGTCGCTTACTCTGACGGCATTTGCGTCGAAAGACTTGCATATCACTTTCGCGCAAAGCCTCTTCAGGCTCTGTACAGGCATATCATTGCCCGTTAACGCCGGGGGCGGAATCGATTTCCCAACCGACTACGATCCGGAAACAGGCTGTAAGTTGAAAGGACTTGTGCTCGACTTCCGTAACGACGGTGGAGGCAGAGATGATTTCGCTAAAATCATTCCGCAGTTGTTGATTGACCATGGACCTCTTGTTTCTACATGGGAGCGTCATGGCAATCAAATAGTCGAAACCAAGTTGGTGCTCGAGCCGAACACCCTGGTGACGGAAATCTTTATCGATGGTGAGCTGAAAAGTGCCACGGGCGCCGACCGATACATGAATCTGTTACCACGCAATCTTCCGATTGTGGTGCTGATCAACGGACGCAGTGCCAGTGCATCGGAAATGGTGGCGGGTCTTTTGCAGCGTCATGGTGCAACCATCGTCGGTACGCCTTCTTATGGCAAGGATGTAGGACAGGAAGTGATTCCGCTCGCTTTCGGCACTGCTCTTAAAACCACAGTGCTCAAGTTCAAGCCTGGCGATGAAGAGCTTGGAGCTGCGATCATGCCTGATGTTGAAGTCGAGCAATCGACTGCATATCTGGATGATCCGATGTCTGTCCGAGATGCGCAGCTGACCCGAGCTGTCGAGGTGATTCGCAATCGCATTGCGCAGGCTTCGACGGCTTCGAGGCGGGCAGACCAGTTGCGTCAGCAACACAAAGAACGCGACGCTCGCGCCGCTCTCTAA
- a CDS encoding PDZ domain-containing protein — protein MKKLSLVKKHPVLAAVAALAFFFAAFDWFSSDECSPSNRGPFDGKVLYTCTVKAVADIHRGNTDPQVRQAWLDVWLHRFDNSNLLADETGTLKAVTDMLMSMNERFDYFYTPAETRQNSIDEEGQIAGIGANIAFVGKTSAALEKLELPKYPTSQARALLRKKYGTAGNGARFEKIVVASDPAPGTPAYGAGLKAGDQILEINGAAIDASADAEALIANVRGPEGSRVTLKILSGAEGKQRTVHLVRQIIKMPAASESDIGDVGVVRIAEFDSENTAADVHEAVDKACGVTGAKEPEKGCKANALIIDLRDNPGGRLDLVLNVVQLFVDQGSLVTVNMRNGDHTDSQNYILTANQLSLTLPDGTAQHVKRWIPVHFPLDRPIVVLTNENTASGAEALAEMLQRYRNAIVVGRRTVGKGVGQCPVGLPFDYSLFPICMEYSIDNKSVDWVGVTPDVEVAAGDGASDLQMARALEVAHNPSAFAAANSNVDLTSIMKQRKAEFSDAQEKMRALLGL, from the coding sequence ATGAAGAAACTTTCTCTCGTCAAGAAACATCCGGTGCTGGCAGCCGTAGCGGCTCTAGCTTTCTTTTTCGCTGCGTTTGACTGGTTCAGTTCTGATGAATGTAGCCCGTCAAATCGTGGACCTTTCGATGGAAAGGTTTTGTACACCTGCACGGTCAAAGCTGTGGCAGATATTCATCGGGGCAACACCGATCCGCAGGTGCGTCAAGCCTGGCTGGACGTGTGGTTGCATCGCTTTGACAATTCCAATTTGCTCGCTGATGAAACCGGCACGTTGAAGGCTGTGACCGACATGCTCATGAGCATGAACGAGCGCTTTGACTATTTCTACACGCCGGCTGAGACTCGCCAGAACAGCATCGACGAAGAGGGGCAGATTGCAGGCATTGGTGCCAACATTGCTTTCGTTGGCAAAACATCAGCCGCTCTCGAGAAACTGGAGCTTCCGAAATATCCGACATCACAAGCGCGTGCCCTGCTGCGGAAAAAGTATGGCACTGCAGGTAATGGCGCCCGCTTCGAGAAGATTGTTGTTGCATCCGACCCGGCTCCTGGCACGCCTGCTTATGGAGCTGGATTGAAGGCTGGAGACCAGATTCTTGAAATCAACGGTGCCGCGATTGACGCGAGCGCCGACGCCGAGGCTTTGATTGCCAATGTGCGTGGGCCTGAAGGCAGTCGAGTTACCTTGAAGATATTATCTGGAGCAGAGGGTAAGCAGAGAACTGTGCACCTGGTGCGTCAGATTATCAAGATGCCGGCGGCCAGTGAGAGCGATATCGGCGATGTGGGTGTGGTGCGTATTGCCGAATTCGACAGTGAAAACACTGCGGCCGACGTTCATGAAGCGGTGGACAAAGCTTGCGGCGTGACAGGAGCGAAGGAGCCCGAAAAAGGCTGTAAGGCTAACGCGCTCATAATCGATTTGCGCGACAATCCCGGTGGCAGGCTGGATTTGGTGCTCAATGTCGTTCAGCTGTTCGTCGATCAGGGCAGTCTGGTCACCGTTAACATGCGAAACGGCGATCACACGGACAGTCAGAACTACATCTTGACCGCAAACCAGCTATCCCTGACTCTTCCTGACGGCACCGCTCAGCACGTAAAGCGCTGGATTCCGGTGCACTTTCCGCTGGATCGTCCTATCGTCGTGCTGACCAATGAAAATACCGCCAGTGGTGCGGAAGCTCTGGCTGAAATGCTGCAACGTTACAGGAACGCCATTGTCGTAGGCAGGAGAACGGTTGGTAAGGGTGTGGGGCAATGTCCTGTCGGTTTGCCTTTCGACTATTCCCTGTTTCCTATCTGCATGGAGTATTCCATCGACAATAAGTCGGTCGACTGGGTTGGCGTTACTCCGGATGTAGAAGTGGCGGCCGGCGATGGCGCTTCGGACTTGCAGATGGCCAGAGCCCTCGAGGTTGCTCACAATCCTTCCGCATTCGCTGCAGCGAACAGCAACGTTGATCTGACTTCCATCATGAAACAGCGTAAGGCTGAGTTCAGTGATGCCCAAGAGAAGATGCGTGCACTGTTGGGTCTTTAG
- a CDS encoding glycosyl hydrolase family protein, with translation MNTVINVMAPLVVGDPAGLNNATSAKAWKEFDRHLAKAKRRGVYAVTTDVWWGLVEKAERNYDWAYYDKLSDHIIRAGLNWIGIISLHKCGGNTGDTFNVSLPDWVWSKLASKIESGNVNAVKYVSEQGNASNEYVSCWATKLVLEDYKAFFSAFQEHFAAKREHICEINISLGPAGELRYPSYNQHDKNTDYPTRGALQCYSELARQSFVDYVLTKYGTVNGARSAWGVLDKIEPPCNPGAFFADRGHINLQYGRDFFDWYRESLLEHGRMVLSAALEVFSSEGSAFAGIDIGAKFPGVHWRMGHLDNGRLMLSDRLAEMTAGLISSYGWDEEQVYGYKAVISLFRELQQEGTRVVLHFTCLELANGENESLAFQLVRWIGKEANRQFVPVKGENALNYTLYDAASWGRLRSALDLYEGLTILRISDAVGSNRTARHEFRRMCQLANVPKAA, from the coding sequence ATGAATACAGTCATCAACGTCATGGCGCCGCTTGTTGTTGGTGACCCTGCGGGTCTCAACAACGCGACGTCCGCGAAAGCATGGAAGGAATTCGACAGACATTTGGCCAAGGCAAAACGCAGAGGCGTTTATGCCGTGACGACTGATGTCTGGTGGGGTCTTGTAGAAAAGGCTGAGCGTAACTACGACTGGGCCTATTATGACAAGCTTTCCGATCACATCATCCGTGCTGGTTTGAACTGGATTGGCATAATTTCATTGCATAAGTGCGGAGGTAATACTGGCGACACTTTCAACGTAAGTCTTCCTGATTGGGTCTGGAGCAAGCTGGCGTCCAAGATCGAATCTGGCAATGTCAATGCTGTCAAATATGTCAGCGAACAGGGAAACGCTAGCAATGAGTATGTTTCATGCTGGGCGACGAAACTTGTTCTGGAAGACTACAAAGCGTTTTTCAGCGCTTTTCAGGAGCATTTTGCCGCGAAGAGGGAGCATATTTGCGAAATCAATATCAGCCTGGGACCAGCCGGAGAACTGCGCTACCCCAGCTACAATCAGCACGACAAAAACACCGATTACCCTACTCGCGGGGCGCTTCAGTGCTACAGCGAGTTGGCGCGGCAGTCTTTTGTCGATTACGTGCTGACCAAGTACGGTACTGTAAATGGTGCACGGAGTGCCTGGGGTGTGCTAGATAAGATCGAGCCTCCGTGCAACCCCGGTGCATTCTTTGCCGACCGCGGACACATCAATCTTCAATACGGTCGAGATTTTTTCGACTGGTATAGAGAATCGCTCCTGGAGCACGGACGGATGGTACTTTCAGCAGCGCTGGAAGTCTTCTCTTCTGAAGGTTCTGCCTTTGCGGGTATCGATATTGGTGCGAAGTTTCCGGGGGTGCACTGGCGCATGGGACATCTAGACAATGGTCGGCTCATGCTCTCCGATCGGCTGGCTGAGATGACTGCTGGTTTGATTTCGTCCTATGGCTGGGACGAGGAACAGGTCTATGGCTATAAGGCTGTAATTTCCTTGTTCCGAGAGCTTCAGCAGGAGGGCACCCGCGTCGTGCTGCATTTTACTTGCCTGGAATTGGCAAACGGCGAAAACGAATCGCTTGCTTTTCAGCTTGTGCGCTGGATTGGCAAGGAGGCTAACCGTCAGTTTGTTCCGGTTAAAGGCGAGAATGCGCTCAATTACACGCTGTACGACGCTGCTTCCTGGGGGCGATTGCGGTCTGCTCTCGATTTGTACGAAGGTCTGACGATTCTTCGTATCTCCGATGCAGTTGGTTCAAATCGCACCGCTCGTCATGAGTTCAGGCGAATGTGTCAACTGGCAAATGTGCCGAAAGCAGCCTGA
- a CDS encoding glycine zipper 2TM domain-containing protein — MGGSAGALFDRHNRWRGTVIGSALGSVLGSVIQDVSQGGFGTGYGGYGIYY; from the coding sequence ATCGGTGGCAGTGCCGGTGCTCTCTTTGACCGTCATAATCGCTGGCGAGGAACAGTCATAGGAAGTGCTCTCGGTAGCGTCCTTGGGTCTGTGATCCAGGATGTCAGTCAGGGCGGCTTTGGAACAGGCTATGGAGGCTATGGAATCTACTATTGA
- a CDS encoding response regulator transcription factor, with amino-acid sequence MAKILFVDDDVELTATVTHSLRMEKHNVEIAHDGADGLELMLLSSYDLIILDWMLPGLSGIEACRTYRDKGGKTPIIMLTGRGNEQDKVQGLVTGADDYLVKPFSMRELIARIGALLRRPASFAPMVLKVGDIEMDLGSHQVTKNGQLLDLRPIDFALLEFFMRHTNEVFSTEFILRRVWSTDDAGSPDALRTALKRLRKQIDGEDATTSMIENIPRVGYRMKRS; translated from the coding sequence ATGGCCAAGATTCTCTTTGTCGATGATGATGTCGAACTAACTGCAACTGTGACTCATTCGCTGCGAATGGAGAAGCACAATGTGGAAATCGCTCATGACGGCGCCGATGGGCTGGAGCTGATGCTGTTATCCAGCTACGATTTGATTATTCTGGACTGGATGTTGCCCGGTTTGTCGGGCATTGAGGCTTGTCGCACTTACAGGGATAAGGGCGGCAAGACGCCTATCATCATGCTTACCGGGCGCGGCAATGAACAAGATAAAGTACAGGGGCTTGTAACCGGGGCAGACGATTATCTCGTCAAGCCTTTCAGCATGCGGGAGTTAATTGCCCGAATCGGTGCGCTTTTGCGGCGTCCGGCTTCGTTCGCACCGATGGTTTTAAAGGTGGGCGATATTGAAATGGACCTGGGTAGTCATCAGGTCACGAAAAATGGCCAGCTTCTCGACTTGCGTCCGATTGACTTTGCCTTGTTGGAATTTTTCATGCGGCATACCAACGAGGTCTTTAGTACGGAGTTCATACTGCGCAGGGTCTGGTCAACTGATGATGCTGGAAGTCCCGATGCTCTTAGAACCGCATTGAAACGTCTGCGCAAGCAGATTGACGGCGAGGATGCGACTACTTCGATGATCGAAAACATTCCTCGGGTCGGTTATCGCATGAAACGTTCGTAG